AGTTCTCCGACGGCGTTGGCTACAGCTGGATCGACTCGCTAAAGGAGCTAACCGCTACGGAGATTTCCGACGAGCAGCTCGCAACCGCCAAGTTCCGCTTCCCGCTAAATACGCCAAGCACCAAGGAGGAGTACTACTACCGCTCGATCTTCGCCGAGCACTTCCCCAGCGATCAGGCTGCTGCCTGCGTACCATCGGTGCCATCGGTGGCTTGCAGCACGCCCGAGGCTATTGCGTGGGATAAGTCGTTTAAGGATATGCTCGACCCATCGGGCCGCGCCGTAAAGAGCGTGCATAAGAAGGGGTACAAGTAGACTACAAACTACAACTCTATAATCAGAAAGCCTGTAAGCATTGTGTTGCTTGCAGGCTTTTTTAATTATCCTTCGATTTTAGGAGAGCGCTTGATGTTATCAGCAAAGGATGTTCTGTGCTTATTCCCCTCCTTTTTTAAGGAGGGGTGCCCGTAGGGTGGGGTGGTTCTGAGCTGATTTTTTACCATATCGCTTTCTGTAATTTATAAATTACAACCACCCCCAGCTGCGCTGACCTCCCGCTTTAAGCGGGAGGTCAGCGCTAAATATACCTTATGCAAACTGTAAAAGAGGGCTCAGCAAGATAGGTGTTTTACTAGTACCCCTTTCTAGGCTTATAGTGCGTATGTAGCAGGTCGTGCGCCTTATGGCTGTTGGGTTCGCCGAGGAAGAGCTTGTAGAGCAGCTTCACCTCGGGGTTGTCGTGCGATTTGCGGATGGCCAGCCCCATGTCTTCGGCGTAGATGGCTGCAACCCGCTTCGAGCGTATCTCGCTGCTGGTTGGTATTGGCTGTCCACCACCTCCAATGCAGCCACCTGGACAGGCCATCACCTCTACGAAGTGGAACTGCAGCTCGCCGCTGCGGATACCTTCCACCAGCTTCTTGGCGTTGGCTAAGCCGTGCGCTACTGCCACCTTAAGCTCTACCCCTTCGAGGTAGCTGAACTCGGGTTTTACGTTGGTCAGCTTCAGCGAGGCTTCCTTAATGCCCCCGAAGCCACGAACGGGCGTGATGTTCAGCTTCTCGAACGGAACTTCGGTTCCGGTTACTATTTCCCATGCGGTACGTAGGGCGGCCTCCATCACCCCACCTGTTGCGCCAAAGATAACCCCGGCACCGGTAGATGCGCCCATGAGGCTATCGTAGTGCTCGTCGGAGAGCTTCATAAAGTCGATGCCCGTTTGGTGGATCATCATCCCCAGCTCGCGGGTGGTGAGCACGTAGTCTACATCCTGGTAGCCGCTGTCTCGCATCTCGGGACGTTTAGCCTCGAACTTCTTGGCCGTGCAGGGCATTATCGATACCGATACCATGTTCGATGGGTCGATGCCCTTCTTGCGGGCGTAGTAGGTTTTGGCGAGGGCGCCAAACATCTGTTGAGGCGACTTGCAGGTGGAGAGGTTGTCGAGCATGTCGGGGAATAGGTGCTCCTGGAACTTTATCCAGCCGGGCGAGCAGGAGGTCATCATCGGAAGGGCTACCGTTTCGTTGTCAACCAGCGCTCGTTTAAGGCGGTTGAGGAGCTCGGCGGTTTCCTCCATGATGGTGAGGTCGGCGGTAAAGTCGGTGTCGAGCACGCTGTCGAATCCAATCAGCTTTAGCGCCGATACCAGCTTGCCCGTAACGCGCATTCCTGGTGGAAATCCCAACTCCTCGCCCAGTGCGGCGCGTATGGCCGGTGCGGTTTGCACCACCACGTACTTTTCGGGGTTGTTGATGGCCTTCCACACCTCCTCGATGTAGGTTTGCTCTACCAGCGCAGCGGTGGGACAGCGGTTGACGCATTGGCCGCAGTTGGTGCAAATCACCTCCGATATCGGCTTGCCCATAAAGGTTGATATGAGCTGCTTGTCGCCCTTGTAGGCAACGGTTAGCGCTCCGATGTTCTGTAGCTCGTCGCAGGTGCGCACGCAGCGCTGGCAGCGGATGCACTTGTTGTCATCCTTTACGATGGATGGCGATGATCGATCGATCTTATGGTTCTTGAAGTTGAGCAGGTTCATGAAGGTG
This window of the uncultured Acetobacteroides sp. genome carries:
- a CDS encoding NADH-dependent [FeFe] hydrogenase, group A6, which gives rise to MNEFKVNLKINNIPIAVREGTSILEAAKMLNFNIPTLCHHPDLSIAGNCRVCVVEIKGSRFLSAACATPVAEGMEVLTNSEKVRTARKHVIELLLSEHNADCTRCFKNGSCELQELAAEYRIGEYTFMNLLNFKNHKIDRSSPSIVKDDNKCIRCQRCVRTCDELQNIGALTVAYKGDKQLISTFMGKPISEVICTNCGQCVNRCPTAALVEQTYIEEVWKAINNPEKYVVVQTAPAIRAALGEELGFPPGMRVTGKLVSALKLIGFDSVLDTDFTADLTIMEETAELLNRLKRALVDNETVALPMMTSCSPGWIKFQEHLFPDMLDNLSTCKSPQQMFGALAKTYYARKKGIDPSNMVSVSIMPCTAKKFEAKRPEMRDSGYQDVDYVLTTRELGMMIHQTGIDFMKLSDEHYDSLMGASTGAGVIFGATGGVMEAALRTAWEIVTGTEVPFEKLNITPVRGFGGIKEASLKLTNVKPEFSYLEGVELKVAVAHGLANAKKLVEGIRSGELQFHFVEVMACPGGCIGGGGQPIPTSSEIRSKRVAAIYAEDMGLAIRKSHDNPEVKLLYKLFLGEPNSHKAHDLLHTHYKPRKGY